The window AATGCTCAGACTAATGGTTTAGAATGAAATACTGCAACAATCCATGACCTCATCAAGTTAATAAATGTAATTAATAGGGAAAAACCTAAATATGCAAACAATATGATCTACCTTTGCTGCACTGTTTCCAGACACGAATAGCATGTACTTGTCCCGATAAGGGAGAATCTAATCGTTTTTACACATAGAAAGATGCCAATCTGTACATGCACCTTACCATTTATTAAAGGGACAGGCTGACCTCATCAAGTTAATAAATGTAATTAATAGGGAAAAACCTAAATATGCAAACAATATGATCTACCTTTGCTGCACTGTTTCCAGACATGAATAGCATGTACTTGTCCCGATAAGGGAGAATCTAATCGTTTTTACACATAGAAAGATGCCAATCTGTACATGCACCTTACCATTTATTAAAGGGACAGGCTGACTGGCCAAATCCTAATGAACTCAGCATATGGGTTTTCTCAAGGACCAAATTTGATTTGGTTCTCATCCATTCAAAATAACATGGAAGAGTCATTTGCAAAGTGACTGTATCATCTGTAACTGGTTTTCTTGAGAAATAATCATTAGGTGGAACATAGCATTGGTACCGGTCCAGAATCCTTTGAACTTTGTTATTTTTAGATAGGTTGAGTAAAGAATTTTCTATCTTCCCCAGCTTCTTTAATTTTCAGTCTCACTCAGTCTTGGATTGTATGAAGGAAACAGAAATCCACAACCTTTCATATTCAGAATTTTATTTGAGGTATGCTTGTTCTTTTCTGTTTCCATATTTAGTAGCATAGCCATATACAACAAATTGTACAATAGAGAAAACTTTTCATAAAAATATCTGCCTTGAACCACAAATTTTCCTTTAATGGTCACTACTTAAACTAGTTATTCTATATGAAAATTTACTCCAATAATTTCCCTGTGGTAGCAAGTAATTATGAAAAGAAAGATTCTATGTGGCTAGATAATATAATAGGATTTAGCACTGAGTTTCCAGTCTACAGTGCCTTACTACTTCCTACGACTGAGATGCAGAAGTTTACAAGGATACTGCACCAATGAGGACAAAATGCATTGCAACAATTTCAGGAACTCAGTCGAGATCACCAATTTAATTGTAAAGCAGTTTCCTATGCACATACATTCAACCATATAATGATCCCATCACATCAGCAACTGAAAAAAAAGTTTCAACCAGAAATGTTTCATTTACACAAATAATGTTCACAAATGATCCGAATTAATTCATTGACTTTTTTCTTTATCAAATGATATTGTGCAGCCTAAATGACAGAAGAGTCTTTACaccgtgtggggggggggaaagactaATTTGGTTCAGCAGATACCAAACAATAgtacatatttttaaaatctgctgAAGGTATTTATAATTTATGATGCTGTCTATTGaaggatttcatttaaaatattttagggatcaatttaaaaaaaaattaattgcaatCCTCAATTGTTATTTATTTGATGGGCCAGAATTAAATATGAGACACAAATTATTTGCAGCACACATGGCCACGTGGAAAGGCATATATAGTAACAAACATCCTACAGAAATGGTCTGGTCATCAGTAACAGTTTCCAGTCTAACAATATCACCAGTAGGTGTGCATTATCTACACGGCCACACTTTTCTAATGCTTTTCCTATCATTTAGGTTGATAATACTGTTCAGTGTAATGACAGTCTTTGAGGTAGACTGTTCCAAGTTCAAGGATAAGTCTTTTATTTTTACAAATGCATGACATTCAAAAAGGACATAAAATAATAAATACTACATGTACAATATGTAGCAATGAGGTAGAAATGGTTACAAAGAATGCAACAATGTTTGAATTTACAACAGATGAAGGCTAAAAGAAAATTCTGAGTGGCTAAATCGCAAATAATTTTAAGCTCTTTCACAATAGTAGCTTTATAATCCATGATTGTGTTGAAAACACTTCAGTAGGACTATTTTAAATACCGAACATTCAGTTCTATCATTTCATTTTTCTCAGTCCTGCAGCATGGCTGACCCAAACTGCCTGCATTGTAGCTATCGTAAGGACTCAGATGTGCAATCCTTCCATTTTAAATTGAACTGCCTTTAACAATGCTGTGTATTGTGCTACACTACTAGTGTTACCTTTAAGAACGGAGAAGAATTTAAAATGACAGGCAATGACTGTGTGCTGATACAGGAACAACAGATTAGGACTGGGGGGAAGGAGGTAGAATGTGCCATTGTAATTAAATGCTGCCTATCTCTGTGCTATTAGGTGTTTGTGTAAAAATTTAACAATGACTGACTCAAAAAAACATAATACAGACTTTCATTGCCCGACACGCTCCAGCATCTCTGGCTGAATGACCTCCAGCACAACATTAAACCTATTTACACTTCAAGAGCATGAGTGCTGACTAAAGAGCTTTCACAAATAAAACTAATTTCACATTCTGTTAATTAGTTTAGACGGCCAGAATTTAAATCACTGTTAGAAATACCAGGCTGTTAAGAAAATTGTGGGACAAATAAATTCTAAACATGTAAGTGGGTCTTTCACCTCTTTCAAATTGATTATGAATCAAACAATTcatctgttttctttttaaaaaaaggataaatTATGAAATTTTACTTTGGGGCAAAACAATTTATATTTCCCACCAATAAGAACAAGCTTTGGTTTCCACGTTACATTCACAAGACTATATATGAATAAGAACACATGTGGATAACCCATGCTAATTTTACAGACTGGTGGCATGCATTGGTTGAAATCGtatgaaatatttaattttaaagccTGTTTGGATACTGTATATCATGGCTGCACAATTCCCTGTTGAGGTGGCACATTAAGGTGGAATGGCCACAGCACTGATGTCCAtaattacatttttgttttactCCAAAAGAATCCAAGCTAACCTCAATGTCAAAACCCATTATTAGTCTTCCAATTGGAGGTTTAGCTGGAATTAAGTGTTACTTAATCATTTCCAATAAATGCATCAAGATCAAAATAAAAAGAGAGCTTGAAAGCAGACTCCAAAATTAATGGCtaacctaaaaacaacaaaaaggGTCAGTACAGTGCATTGGCAAACTTTTAAGAGAAATGTTGATTTTACACTGtagttgtatattttttttttaaattgtgagaaTGATACTCCAAATTCTAATTAAACGAGCTTTTTATTCCCACAAAATTAATATACGGGGCAAACCTAACTTCATCTTCTAGTTTGGCATTTTCagtgcagattttaaaaaaaaatgcttttaaacTTACATTATTTAATGGCAACACAAAGTACCAGTGCTTTGCAACAGTTATTTAACTGTATAAAGAATTGGAAAATAAACATTACATTCAGCAGCGAGCGAGACTGTTCTGCTCATGTAGTCACAAGCTTTGGGACAGCTGCAGCCTAAGCTACTCCTGTTCAGAGACATTACCCAACATCAATCAGctgtcaaaaacaaaaaaaaagttgcacATAAAGCATTAAAGGATAAAAAAGAAAGACAACACAGGAGGGGTGATAAAAAAAAATGCCACACATGCCAGCTAATAGTTGTTCCAGAAAGAACACTCCACATAATGTGTGGCTGACAGAGGGAGAAACGTGAAGCTCACTTGAGGGAAAATTAGCAGCTCACAAAAACTTGTTCTGCAGGTTAGCGTACCAAAGTGTAATCGGACTTCCAAAAAACCCTCTCATAATCTGCTTTCAGAGAGAATATAACAAAACTGAGGTAGAACAGAAAGCAGGACACACTTCCTCCTTGGAGTTCAGCACATCGACGAGGAATGGTAGTTAAATTAATCCAAAGCTGAGTACGAATGGTTAGTTTTCCTTAGCGCGCACTGAAAAATCTCGCACATATTTTAATGCTAAGCTACTGCTTATCCAGCAGCCAGCCAACTGCCTGCCACATGTAGCTCTGTGACCCATAACCTTCCAACTTTGACATGTAAGGAACCCTTcccaacaccaccacccccccccccccatctcgaTAACCTAGAAGCTACAACTGTAACCAGTCAGCAGTGGCTTGAAGGTCAACAGTCATAGTTCACAGCTAAGTGTGCCTTTCACATAGTAATGAATCACCAAATAAAAGAATATGAAAAATTATTTCCCCAAATACTTAATTATTAAAGTGGCTTTCAATTGACATGTGCACCTCTTGACTGGGTACTGCAGATACTGTAAGATTACAAACATTGTCAGTTGCTAAAGTTCATTAAGATAAAGAGGAGCTTGGGCTGAACTTACCCCCAAGTTGGAAAGCAATCACTTTCACATTAAGGATTCATCCTTCTGCTTAAGCATGAACAGCTAAACAGTGTAAAAGGTTCTGACGGACCACTTCAGAATAAACCTGGATACATTCAAAGTCATCTCCTcgctattcatttttttttgaggTAAACATACAGTAATATTAGTAATGAGAAACCCAGCCTATGACTCTCAGCAGTACATAGTGCTTTCAACACATTCCTTTGAGGTACAAATTACAATCACTTTCCTGAGTATTTGCGGACAGAACATTAAAAGAACTGAACTGCTAAAATTAAGGTCCAGATTATCAATACCCTGCTTTAACTGTTCTCAGGTGATACTGCAGAACAGACAGGTTTGAGGAATACTGTTGTCCTAAGAATGGCAAAAGCTAGCTAGCAACCTCCTATAACAACCGTTCATGTCTCAATAAACATTTTGTTCAAAACTGTTTAAAGTTACAGCTCTTGTATTAGCACATGCCACCTACTGAATTGTGaggcaaacaaaaaaataaagcacCACTTCAGGCACTTGACAGCAACTGAATCTCAAGAACAGCAGAATGGAATCAACACAGAGGGTTCCTGTCCTTTGAAAGCAACCCACTTTTCTCTGCACCTTGGTGAGCGTCATCTTCTTTTGAGCAGAACTAAGCTTCAGCGCAAGCTTTTCCGTATACAGCTTACACTTGAGCAGCTCTGACTTGGCGCTCTTCCTTCAAGTTTACCCTGACTCTCAGTCATTTGCCAAGGTCACTGTTGTCTCCTCAGTACCTTTTCCAACTGTAATACTACTGAAAAAGGGGTTTCTAATCCCTATGTAGCACATTACTGTGACCAATGATCACTGCATATTCACAGGGTTAATCACTGGCTACAGCCAAACATTTTGTTCCATTCCACATACACATCCAATTCTTTCTGGGAAATGCTTGGCTGGATCTTGCAAAAAGCATTATCGAAGTCCTGGTACGTGATTGGCCTTAATTGATTAGGCATGATGGTTGAAAGGTCTGTGCCCTGCATGGCATGGAGGGGGCCTACCATTGCTTCCTGACACAATCTAGCCACATCCAAGCCAGAGAAGTTCTCGGTACGCTGCACCATCAGTGCAATCTCCTTGTCACTGAGGCAGTAGTTGTGCTGTGAGAGCAAGTGTATTACCATCTGGTGCCTTGCCGTACTGTCAGGTAATGGGATTAAAAGTCGTTTCATGAAGTATCTGCGAGCAGCTTCATCTATTTCTTCGGGTTTACTGGTGGCACAAATTACCACAACCTGATCCTCCACAGAGGTCACTGAAGTGTCCAGTTGCATGAGGAGCTCTGTTTTAATACGGCTGATGGGACTGGGCTCTTCATTCACTTGTGACGAGAGAAGCAAATCAACTTCGCTGATGAAAATGACGGAGGGCTGACGACAGCGCGCTACGAGGAAAGAAGCTTGAATGATTTTGTCCCCTTCCCCCAGCCACTTGGAAATAAGTGCTGAGCCATTGATTCTAAAGAAGGTGGCACCCAGTTGACTAGCTATGCACCTACCCAATAACGTTTTGCCTGTTCCTTGAGGACCAAAGAAAAGAATGCTTCTAGGTGGAGCACTGAGTCCGGTAAAAACATCAGGCCTTAGAATGGGCCATAACACTTCCTCCTTTATAGCTGCCTTGGCCATTTCAAGACCCGCTATGTCACTCCAGTCTAACGGAGGCCCTTGGCTTATAATTTCATTGGTTACAAGTTCTATGAGGTGTGAATCAGTGTTCTTTAACTGTTCATCAGCTGGCTGGTTAGATGAGGTAGCTGCACGAATGCCTGGGCCCTGTATTGAATGTGGGAGGAGCTGCCTGTGCTCTTCACTGCGTTCATTCATGACTGGCGAGGTGAATTTTCCAAAAGATTCACTTGATCTCGATGGTCCCAAGGAATTTTTACCAGCATTGTACGAGGGAGGCGTGAGCGCCCTGTTCGTCTGGCTGCTGAATTTTCTTGGCTGATCAGTGACTATCAGCTGTTTTGTTGGTTTAAATGCAAGAGATGCTGACTCTGAACTCCGGTCAAAGCCATTTCCCCTGCTTGTGTTCGAAATGCTATTATCTGGCATTCTATACATAGGGCTCTGTGCAGTCCGTTGTTGTCCATAACTGTAATTTCCATAGCTGGGATCCATTTCTCCTTGCCCTGTCATGTAGAAAGCTTTTCTTTTCAGGGAGTTGGCCGAACTGTTACTGAGTGGTGATGGAGCAATTGGTGGCAATCCATGGCTTTGGTAACTGTAGCCTGGGACTGTGGTTGGAGGGAGAGGTGTTGGAGCCGCAATGCCTGATGGCAGGTAGGCAGAGGGAGGGGGTGCTGCACCAGGACTGTAGCCAGGGCCAACAGGAGTCTGTGGGGGGTAGCCAGCAGAAGGATAATTATATACAGTGCCTGAAATATTGGTGGAGCCTGTACTATAGCCTGGGactagggaagggggaggaggaggtggaggaggaggcgGCTGCAGAAGGCCAGAGCTGTGCAAAGGAGACGGATGAGGTGATGGAAGTGCTGGGGCTGACTGGCTACTATAACTCGAATGCAAGTAAGAACCACTGTAAGCTGTGCCATATTCCTGAGATGCACCAACTGGTGGGAGCCCAGAATGGAGACTGCCACAGGTATTATTGGAATAGCTTGATTCTGGCAGGTTACTGGCCACTCCAGGTGAGCTTCCAATATTTCCAGAAGCATCTGTCGGTGGAAGGGCACTGGTCACTCCCGCTTTACTGGCAGCGATGACATCCGGAACGCAGCTCATGGGGTACACACCTTCGGAGTTCACCGATGGCTGCCAAGTCTCGCCTTCAGCTTTCCGTCCGTTAACCAATCCTGGAGGACCTTCAGAATAGCTGCTTAGGATAGATCGTTCATTGGGGCCTTCTAAAATTCCGGAGTATTTCTCTGCATATTTTTTCAACAGGTTTGAGGCAGTCAGTGCAGAGATATCATCATTTGCCCAGGCGTACTGATAGGTGCGTTGCAGATGGCCTCTGAACACATCTGCTTTGTGGGCTGGAGATCGTGTGGTGGAGGAGATGTCAAAGTGCTGTTCCGGCCACTGGCTCAGAGGCTGAGCATGCTCCGGGGTCCACTGCATCTTCAACCCTGAAAAAGGCAACATTTCAGTCTATTAAAAATCAACACGCAGTTTACTCAGATTTACACTGCATCTCAAAGACCAAGGAGACTGCAGCATTTTCACCATTAACAATAGCATGTTAAGGGTTCCTTTACATATTATCTTAAAAAATCTCcacatccctccccccaccccttcagatCACCGACACGATCTAAACACTACCCATGATAAAAGTACATAACTCTCGTTATGATGGAGGCTAAAATCAAGTGAATCCAGTCAAGCCACGGGCTGCCATCCCTCGCCACAGGCTTGATGATTGGCAGGTACTTGGAGATGAAGGTCAGCTGCACAAACTATGTGACCAAAACCACTCCTGGTTGGAAAAGAAGTTGCATCTCCTCAGGAGGGATTTaacaaaggaataaaaaatttttaTGGCAACCTTTTTCAACTTGTGCCTACAAAGAAAGGAATTATAGGACTACTGGGGAACAACATGTTTTTAAATTACACCTAACTTTAAATTACTCTGTGCTGgtacaatctttttttttggcttttgtgataaatttatattaaaaaccAGAATAAATATTAGAAAAATTCCATTAATTCTCATTCCATCACATTATTCATATATAAATGGATTACAAAAACATTCATGGTGATTTTCCAGTGTGAAATAATGTTAGATTTTCTGCTTTAATTTACAAAAATGAAACTAATGATCCCATCTCACAGCAGAGCCTGTTACTCAAAAGCAATCAGAGGTGCTGGTCACTTCTTAATGCAGTTTCCGTTTTCCTTCTAATATAAAATATGAGGCACAGCTGACATATCACTGCTAGGATACCTTTCTGATTTTATACCGAACACCTAGTTAGTGTGGTATAATGCACCCTGTGCAGAACAATATGACACAGACATTTCAGGTCATTCTATAATCCAACTCTCATCTGAGTGGTCTGAGACAGTTTCAAATCTGTTTCACAGAATGCAGCAAAGCAATCTTCCAGGCAGCGCTCCATCGCTTTCATCACACAAAGCCTACAACTCGGCATGAATTACAACTGGCCCTTTTGCTTCTTAGTCCTGTTATTGAAGCTCTGAAAAAAACAAGCGTCACTTGTCTGCCAGTCCTCTTTCTTTAGCAGCCTTCAGGGTACAAAAGGCACTGGGCAGCATAATCCTGCCATtttcacacacaaactcacacactccGAAGCTGAGCAGAGGTATTTATGGTTCCATGAGATCCACGGCACAATGTGCAATAATGTTATACTTTGTTCCCATAAATCCACAGATACACAAGACTCCCCCAAAAGTGTCATCCAACTCTGTCCCAAGTCTTACCTGAGCATGGCATACGTTAACGTTTGCTACAGCTGTATCAACAGGCTCCCTTAATCTTGATCATATTACCAAAAGTGATTTTTCCACAGTCCAGTGCCCTCTGGCACAGATTCTGTGATAAGAGGAAGGCCCAGTTGAATTGAAGCATCTGTGGCACTGCTCCACTCTGAATTATTACTGTCTTTTCTTTACAGCTCCcaccccctcctcttctcctccccctctttAGCTGTTCACAGCCTGAATGAGGCATCAGATGCGGCTTCTGTAGCCTTGCTCTACTAAACAAATGCAACACACTGTTTGCCTGGTAACAGAGCAGCATGTCGATTCCCATCTGACACACTCTTCCAGCATTAGCAAAACACTGCACCAGACACTGGGAGCTAATTAAGAGGATGATGCTTTGTTAATTGTGTTAATTTGCTGGGTTTAATTCAAAGAAAGCCACATATAGTTGGCACTCTTGCTATGCTTCCAACTTAGCACTGAAGAAATGTATGAAAATGAGATGACTGAATATGTGCGCTGGCTGAAAAATGCAGGGAtcggtaggggggggggggtggggggggaaagtccAGCATTTCATTGCAGCAAGGTCAAGATAATATCATAGCCACTCATTGAAGTTAAAAAAGATACAAGCATCTGAAAATAAAGCCTCTATAAATTTAACATAAATATAACACAGTTTTATTGTGCGGACATATCCGGTGCAATTCTGCAATTAGCTTGCTTTTGAAGCTTGGGAATCAgttaaaaattatttgattttcaACTCATCACAAGCTTGACACAATATCCAGCTTAAATGTCAGTGATTTTGCGATAAAATAATTAATCAGCATTACTCTTTGGACCTTAATGCGCAACTGCCATGGGAGGAAGCTTTTCTTGCAAGATATGAATAAGTAAACGGAACTTCAGCTTCAATTCTGTCAAAATCCCTTGCACTTTCTCTGCAATTAGTGCTggtaattaaataattaaataattagaAACGACCACAGTTCACTATTATTCACGTGGGCTGACAAAATTTACTTTGTTTCTTGAGGTCCATGTCTCTCAGTTGttactttatttttttgaaccaataggattttaaaaaagttttatttcATATGTTTACCAGAACagtgattatttatttatttagatgtgtGTTTTGACTTTTATATAAATCTACAAGAATCAAATGGCCTTAATATTCTTTGCTAATCATGTTGGAATTAAATAGGAAGACCCCATCCATGATTTTAACAAATAGTAATGTACCAGAAGAACTTGCTCTAAAGGCTAATAGAttccaatttaaattttgacagctGAGCATTGCTTTCAAATCACACTTTCAACACCTTGCATTTTCAGATTATATTGCGCTTTGGGGCaaattacttaattttttttttgttactttatTTGCATGAGGAGGCATCTGCAACAATCACAAAGAAACATCCACTCTAGTAGTGGACATTTCAAACAAGTGTAGATACATCCTCACAACATCAAACACTTCATAAAATGGAAACAGAAAACTAAAATAAAGCACAATGACTGACCGACTCAAAGCCACTCAACCATAGCTTGAACCGTGGCTGGCTGATTCTGCTCATTCTGGACAAAACATAACTGTTTGCAAGTCTAGCTTCACTGCAAACATTTCAAGTTATGGACACAAGTATTACCCATGTGTCACATTCTCTCCTCCACATCAATGCTaccataaacatttaaacaaacaAAAGGGTAGACAAGTGGTCCGTAGTGGAGGAACTGGCGGATTATTAATTTAGTGTTGGCTCGATTCTCGTCGCGTGCCTAGTCCCAAATCATCCCAAGACCGAGCTTCTGGCAGCATTCGAGCAGTCTCAGCTCATGTAAAAGGATCCAGAAACTAACAACTCACATTGTGCTGTCTTCTGCACCAGAGGACCAAAGTTCATTCTGCTTCAGGAAAAGCTCATTATCAGTGAAGGAACCCCAGTTATTGGTGGGTGGGGAAGATAGCGGTGGGTGGGGGTGCAAACCACAGACCGTGAAACATGCAAACTGGCATTCGATTTTTAAAATCCTGTCACCTCCATGTGCACAAGTCAACAGTAACAGTTGTTTGTTCTCATTTACCTTAAAGCACTGAGATCCTTTTTATAGCACATTATCAGATATACCAAACACTCTtgcatatgggggggggggggggtgggggtgaaatcACATTCAGGTTGTTAGTTTAGAAGGGGACTGGGTAGAAAGTCCACagcaccattttttttgccacagTTTGATTACACAACATACCAATAATGAAATAGTTTCTGACTGGCTCCAGGGCCTCAGCTCACATTCCACTGATTAGCACCTCAAAAGACCCACAAAGAATGCACTTTTGTATAATTTAACAGCGCTTGGTGGTCCAGCCTTCTGCACAATGATAAAAACCTACAACATTTTACAGCACATTCTTTATGCTTTCTAAATGTCAATCGCCAGTaaggcatgtaaaaaaaaattgccacatAAAGTTTGCTTTTTGTTTTGGTAAAAGGCTCCTTCGTAGTAATGGGCTATAAGAATTTCTTGCAAATGGGTGAGCAATGTTTAGAATCATTTTTACGGggttaaaaattatttttcttgaAAACTCAAAGTAATATTTTCACCATCCAGACTCAGTGAGTAAACAACACAAAGCTGA of the Narcine bancroftii isolate sNarBan1 chromosome 4, sNarBan1.hap1, whole genome shotgun sequence genome contains:
- the fign gene encoding fidgetin; this translates as MLPFSGLKMQWTPEHAQPLSQWPEQHFDISSTTRSPAHKADVFRGHLQRTYQYAWANDDISALTASNLLKKYAEKYSGILEGPNERSILSSYSEGPPGLVNGRKAEGETWQPSVNSEGVYPMSCVPDVIAASKAGVTSALPPTDASGNIGSSPGVASNLPESSYSNNTCGSLHSGLPPVGASQEYGTAYSGSYLHSSYSSQSAPALPSPHPSPLHSSGLLQPPPPPPPPPPSLVPGYSTGSTNISGTVYNYPSAGYPPQTPVGPGYSPGAAPPPSAYLPSGIAAPTPLPPTTVPGYSYQSHGLPPIAPSPLSNSSANSLKRKAFYMTGQGEMDPSYGNYSYGQQRTAQSPMYRMPDNSISNTSRGNGFDRSSESASLAFKPTKQLIVTDQPRKFSSQTNRALTPPSYNAGKNSLGPSRSSESFGKFTSPVMNERSEEHRQLLPHSIQGPGIRAATSSNQPADEQLKNTDSHLIELVTNEIISQGPPLDWSDIAGLEMAKAAIKEEVLWPILRPDVFTGLSAPPRSILFFGPQGTGKTLLGRCIASQLGATFFRINGSALISKWLGEGDKIIQASFLVARCRQPSVIFISEVDLLLSSQVNEEPSPISRIKTELLMQLDTSVTSVEDQVVVICATSKPEEIDEAARRYFMKRLLIPLPDSTARHQMVIHLLSQHNYCLSDKEIALMVQRTENFSGLDVARLCQEAMVGPLHAMQGTDLSTIMPNQLRPITYQDFDNAFCKIQPSISQKELDVYVEWNKMFGCSQ